A genomic window from Candidatus Denitrolinea symbiosum includes:
- a CDS encoding intramembrane serine protease, rhomboid family codes for MNEPPASFPDVQPAAPPPGPISLRLPSAPPRVAYVILGLTIFVYLLQLGTKFITGYDLPLMLGAKSGELIRAGQVWRLITPVLLHGSLWHIGFNMYALFALGSGLERRFGHFRFLALYLLAGFAGNVLSFLFTNAVSIGASTSIFGLIAAEGVFLYQNRKLFGAEAKRAIGNVVAVAAVNLFIGFSSGGMIDNWGHIGGLFGGLIFAWFGGPLWGVDGVYPLLRLVDQRARRDAFIGAAVTLVIFGGLALLGMASIIAPK; via the coding sequence GTGAACGAACCCCCCGCCTCCTTCCCCGACGTTCAACCGGCCGCGCCGCCCCCCGGCCCCATCTCCCTTCGACTCCCGTCCGCGCCGCCGCGCGTCGCCTACGTCATCCTCGGGCTGACGATCTTCGTCTACCTGCTGCAACTCGGCACGAAATTCATCACGGGCTACGACCTGCCGCTCATGCTGGGCGCCAAATCTGGCGAGCTCATCCGCGCGGGACAGGTCTGGCGGCTGATCACTCCCGTCCTCCTGCACGGTTCGCTCTGGCACATCGGCTTCAATATGTACGCGCTCTTCGCCCTGGGCTCCGGGCTGGAACGCCGCTTCGGGCATTTTCGCTTCCTGGCGTTGTACCTGCTGGCGGGGTTCGCGGGCAACGTGTTGTCGTTCCTGTTCACCAACGCGGTCTCCATCGGCGCGTCCACTTCCATTTTCGGGTTGATCGCCGCCGAGGGAGTTTTTCTCTACCAGAATCGCAAATTGTTCGGCGCGGAGGCGAAACGCGCCATCGGCAACGTGGTCGCTGTGGCGGCCGTCAACCTTTTCATCGGGTTTTCCAGCGGCGGGATGATAGACAACTGGGGGCATATCGGCGGGCTGTTCGGTGGGCTGATCTTCGCCTGGTTCGGCGGTCCGCTTTGGGGCGTGGATGGAGTTTATCCCCTGCTCCGCCTCGTGGACCAGCGCGCCAGGCGGGACGCGTTCATCGGCGCCGCCGTTACGCTGGTCATCTTCGGGGGCTTGGCGCTTCTCGGAATGGCCTCGATCATCGCGCCGAAATAA
- a CDS encoding GTPase Era: MTDFRSGFIAVLGRPNVGKSTLINALLGQKVAAVSPRPQTTRRRQLGILTTDSYQIVFVDTPGLHAPRHKLGEFLNQEARAALDGVDAILWLTDLTTAPSEDDERIASLLPRRTPLALGCNKIDLVPAEALDARREAYAALVPREAEVVMLSATRGDGLAELLSLLVSFLPVREPEFDAEQVTDLYEKEIAADLVREAALLKLRDEVPHGVAVRIDEFKERENGMAYIAATLFVERDSQKGIVIGEGGKMLKSIGSAARAEIEAMGGRRVFLELRVKVLKDWRNDEEWLRRFGYKIR, encoded by the coding sequence ATGACTGACTTCCGCTCTGGTTTCATCGCCGTGCTTGGCCGCCCAAACGTGGGCAAGTCCACGCTGATCAACGCCCTGCTGGGGCAAAAGGTCGCGGCCGTTTCGCCGCGTCCGCAGACCACGCGCCGCCGCCAGCTGGGGATTCTCACGACCGACTCGTACCAGATCGTCTTCGTGGACACGCCCGGCCTCCACGCGCCGCGTCACAAACTGGGCGAATTCCTGAACCAGGAAGCGCGCGCCGCGCTGGACGGCGTGGACGCCATCCTCTGGTTGACGGACCTGACGACCGCGCCCTCCGAAGACGACGAGCGGATCGCGTCCCTCCTGCCGCGTCGGACTCCGCTGGCGCTGGGTTGCAACAAAATAGACCTGGTCCCCGCCGAGGCGTTGGACGCGCGTCGGGAGGCGTACGCGGCCCTCGTCCCGCGCGAAGCGGAGGTCGTGATGTTGTCCGCCACGCGCGGCGACGGTCTCGCGGAATTGCTGAGTCTGCTTGTCTCGTTCCTGCCCGTCCGCGAGCCCGAGTTCGACGCCGAGCAGGTCACCGATCTGTACGAAAAGGAGATTGCCGCCGACCTGGTCCGCGAAGCCGCGCTGTTGAAGTTGCGCGACGAAGTGCCGCACGGAGTCGCCGTCCGCATTGACGAGTTCAAGGAGCGCGAGAACGGCATGGCGTACATCGCCGCGACGCTCTTCGTGGAGCGCGATTCGCAAAAGGGGATCGTCATCGGCGAGGGCGGGAAGATGCTCAAGTCCATCGGCTCCGCGGCGCGCGCGGAGATCGAAGCGATGGGCGGGCGGCGCGTTTTCCTGGAACTGCGCGTGAAGGTGTTGAAGGACTGGCGGAACGATGAAGAGTGGCTGCGACGGTTCGGATATAAAATACGGTAG
- a CDS encoding diguanylate cyclase: MTQDNEVATLDTEGLSIKSVSLWRITWKRLFRRRSAVMGMIILGILIFIALTAQWLAPYDPLQVLIGVEPVKQRQAPCIHLLGCPEDQPQHIAGIDGNVRDEFSRLLYGTRVSLWIGLSTVTFAIIIGTILGALGGYFGGWVDNLIMRVMDVLLAFPSLLLAIAIVTVLGPGLTNALLAIGIVSIPSYARVVRASVLSVREMDYVSATRALGGSNFDILFRRILPNAMTPLIVQGTLGIATAILDAAALSFLGLGAQPPMPEWGSMLGSERNQVFTAPHLVFLPGFAIMVTVLSFNLLGDGLRDALDPRLAHSA, translated from the coding sequence ATGACCCAGGATAACGAAGTCGCGACCCTCGACACCGAGGGCTTGTCCATCAAATCGGTCAGCCTGTGGCGGATCACCTGGAAACGCCTCTTCCGCCGCCGCTCGGCGGTGATGGGGATGATCATTCTGGGGATTCTGATCTTCATCGCTCTCACCGCCCAATGGCTCGCGCCCTACGACCCCCTCCAGGTGTTGATCGGCGTGGAGCCGGTCAAGCAGCGGCAGGCCCCCTGCATCCACCTGCTCGGCTGCCCCGAAGACCAGCCCCAGCACATCGCCGGCATTGACGGCAACGTGCGCGATGAGTTCAGCCGCCTGCTGTACGGCACGCGCGTCAGCCTGTGGATCGGCCTGTCCACCGTCACGTTCGCCATCATCATCGGGACCATCCTGGGCGCGCTGGGCGGCTACTTTGGCGGATGGGTGGACAACCTCATCATGCGCGTCATGGACGTGCTGCTGGCGTTTCCCTCGCTCCTGCTGGCGATCGCCATCGTGACCGTCCTCGGTCCCGGCCTGACAAATGCCCTGCTGGCGATCGGCATCGTTTCGATTCCCTCCTACGCGCGCGTCGTGCGCGCCTCCGTCCTCTCGGTCCGCGAAATGGACTACGTCTCGGCCACGCGCGCCCTGGGCGGCTCCAACTTCGACATTTTATTCCGCCGCATCCTCCCCAACGCGATGACGCCGCTCATCGTGCAGGGGACGCTCGGCATCGCCACCGCCATCCTCGACGCGGCCGCGCTCTCCTTCCTCGGTCTCGGCGCGCAGCCTCCCATGCCAGAGTGGGGCTCCATGCTCGGCTCGGAACGCAACCAGGTCTTCACCGCGCCGCACCTGGTCTTTTTGCCCGGCTTCGCCATTATGGTGACGGTGCTGTCCTTTAACCTGCTGGGCGACGGTCTGCGCGACGCCCTCGACCCGCGGCTGGCGCACAGCGCCTGA
- a CDS encoding serine/threonine phosphatase PrpC produces MIRTQRSHLHVAALSHPGMSGKNNEDRYAVLSHVLGREDSTPSLFAVLSDGIGGHRAGEVAAELAVDHISHTVAESNGRDPLKIMEEAIHAASDAIAHHSALDDEHHGMGATCACAWVIGDKLYTSYVGDSRIYFLRNGQMHQTTVDHTWIQEALEKNIIHPEDARDHPNVHVIRRYLGSLKLPEVDFRLKLSDSENSIQAQKNQGLTLQPEDMLLLCSDGLTDMVWADEIQKILLESESPKVAVQKLVAEANARGGHDNITVIMLSVPKPRPQGEKKGGLWGWLAGE; encoded by the coding sequence ATGATCCGCACTCAGCGTTCTCACCTGCACGTTGCGGCGCTCAGCCATCCCGGTATGTCCGGCAAGAACAACGAGGACCGTTATGCCGTGTTATCGCATGTTCTCGGCAGGGAGGATTCCACGCCCTCGCTGTTCGCCGTCCTCTCGGACGGGATCGGCGGTCACCGCGCCGGGGAGGTGGCCGCGGAACTGGCTGTGGACCACATCAGCCACACGGTGGCCGAAAGCAACGGCCGCGACCCGCTCAAGATCATGGAGGAGGCCATCCACGCCGCCAGCGACGCCATTGCCCATCACTCCGCGCTGGACGACGAGCATCACGGTATGGGCGCCACCTGCGCCTGCGCCTGGGTGATCGGAGACAAGTTATATACTTCCTATGTGGGGGATTCGCGCATCTACTTCCTTCGCAACGGGCAGATGCATCAGACGACGGTTGACCACACCTGGATCCAGGAAGCCCTCGAGAAGAACATCATCCACCCTGAGGACGCCCGCGACCATCCTAATGTCCACGTCATCCGCCGCTATCTCGGCTCGCTCAAACTTCCCGAAGTGGACTTCCGCTTGAAGTTGAGCGATTCCGAAAACAGCATCCAGGCCCAGAAGAATCAGGGACTGACGCTCCAGCCCGAAGATATGCTGCTGCTTTGCTCGGACGGGTTGACCGACATGGTCTGGGCAGACGAGATTCAGAAGATCCTGCTCGAATCGGAAAGTCCGAAGGTCGCGGTGCAAAAACTGGTGGCGGAAGCCAACGCGCGCGGCGGGCACGACAACATCACGGTAATCATGCTGTCCGTCCCGAAGCCGCGTCCGCAGGGAGAGAAGAAGGGCGGACTGTGGGGCTGGTTGGCGGGAGAGTAG
- a CDS encoding guanylate kinase, with protein MPPEHRFDLPHPRPLLIVISGPSGVGKDTVIQRMKERELPFHFVVTATTRPQRYNEVNLRDYIFVSKEEFARMIEADELIEYAIVYGDYKGIPKTQVREVLAKGRDVILRIDVQGAETVRKLAPEALLIFLAAETEEELVRRLETRKTETPEELKLRIATARKELQRIEAFDYVIVNRDYQLDSTVDVIRAIIEAEHHRVKPRQVTL; from the coding sequence ATGCCTCCCGAACACCGCTTCGACCTGCCTCATCCGCGTCCGCTGCTCATCGTCATCTCCGGGCCGTCGGGCGTGGGCAAAGACACCGTCATCCAGCGCATGAAAGAGCGCGAACTGCCGTTCCATTTCGTCGTCACCGCCACCACGCGTCCCCAGCGTTACAACGAAGTCAACCTGCGGGATTACATATTCGTTTCGAAGGAAGAATTCGCCCGCATGATCGAAGCCGACGAGTTGATCGAATACGCCATCGTCTATGGCGATTACAAGGGCATCCCCAAGACGCAGGTGCGCGAAGTCCTCGCCAAAGGCCGGGACGTGATCCTGCGCATTGACGTGCAGGGCGCGGAGACCGTCCGCAAACTCGCCCCCGAAGCCCTGCTCATCTTCCTCGCCGCCGAAACCGAGGAGGAACTCGTCCGCCGCCTCGAAACCCGCAAAACCGAAACGCCCGAAGAACTCAAACTCCGCATCGCCACCGCCCGCAAGGAACTCCAGCGCATCGAGGCCTTCGACTACGTGATCGTCAACCGCGACTACCAACTCGACTCCACCGTGGACGTCATCCGCGCCATCATCGAAGCGGAACATCACCGCGTGAAACCGCGCCAGGTGACGTTGTGA